The Sulfurimonas sp. HSL-1716 sequence TAACATCTTTGGTAAAACGCCTTCGTCAGAAGCTGCCTAAAAATATTATTCAAAATGAGTATGGGCTTGGATATAAAATCGTAATAAAAAAGTAAAATCTATGATTTTGACAAACTTTGACAAACTTTTTCAATAAAATTTCTATTGAGACATTTACATTATAATCTCATTCATTCAAAGCGAATTAAAATCAGAATTACCAGAGATTCTGATTTTAATTAATTACTCTTTAAATTCTACTTTCCATAAGCCTTTTTAACAGTAAAAAACAAGAGAAAAAAGAAAAATATTCGTGTGGTTTTTTATATTACACATAATATAAAAGCGAAGATAAAATAAGTGCGGAGATAAAAGTGATGCTAAGCATGACCGTTCGTTTATTTTTCTCCGTGATCTTATGCTTTTCTTCTAAATAGTTTGCTGCTTTGATGCCGGCGAAAACGGTAAAAATAAACATTGGAAACGTCATTACCAATATCATAACAAGATCATGTAGTGTCAATTTCAACTCTTTTTATTGAGATAGGTCAAATCGGTTTGACTTTTTTTATTATATCATTCAGTAACTTTATAAGTATGATACAAATCAAGAAAATGATACTATTTTTTATATTTCTTACTCGTTGATCGAATCTGATACGACTTGTAAAACAAAAGGACCTATTTGTTAAAAGACAGTTATGAGAGAGTAGTGGATTATATCCGGGTATCGGTAACGGAGAGATGTAATTTCAGATGTCAATACTGTATGCCGGAGAAACCTTTTTCCTGGGTTCCAAAAGAGAGCCTGCTTTCATTTGAAGAGCTGTTCGAGTTTTTAAAGATAGCGATCGATGAGGGCGTAAAGAAGATTCGCATAACCGGAGGCGAACCTCTGCTTAGAGAAGACCTGGACAAGTTCATCAAGATGATATACGACTACAAGAGCGATATAGATCTGGCGATGACAACCAACGGGTATCTTTTAAAAGGCGTTGCACAAAGACTTAAAGACGCAGGATTAAAACGCCTCAACGTCTCTATCGATTCTTTAAAACCCGAAGTGGCACAGCGCATAGCAGGAAAAGATGTACTTGCAAACGTACTTGCCGGAGTCGAGGAGGCTTTAAAGGTCGGACTGAAGGTAAAAGTCAATATGGTGCCTATGAAAGGCGTAAACGCTCAGGAGATAGTAGACGTGCTGCAATACTGTAAAGAGCGCGGTATGAGCATACGCTTTATAGAGTATATGCAAAACTCCCATGCTTCAGCAGATATCAAAGGGATGAAAAGCCCCGAGCTTCTTTCACTGCTAAAAGAACATTACGACTTTACGGACGAAGGGTTCGACGGACACTCTCCTTCGCATTACTTCAAGATGCAAGACGGATACAGATTCGGTATCATAGAACCTTATGAGGACGATTTTTGCAAGAAGTGCAACCGTATCCGCCTGACCGCCGAAGGGCAGCTCATACCGTGTCTGTACTTCGATGAGGCAATGAGCATAAAAGAGGCTATTCAGCGCAAAGATATAAAAGGTGCTGCTCTTGTCTTAAAAGAGGTGGTACGTACAAAACCGGAAAAGAACCGCTGGAGCGAATCGGACGATGAAGTCTCCACCCGTGCTTTTTATGAGACCGGCGGCTGATGCTGTCGCTCGGACAAAAGATATTTAAATCTTATGTCCAAATACCAAAATCCTGCCGTATCTGGTTCCCCAGATCAGAAATAAAATAAGCCAAGCGGTAAAAGAGATATCAAATAAAAATTCCGCACCCCATCCAAAAGCGATATTGAGGCTGTATAAAGCTCTTAGCAATACGATCACCTGAATGAACCAGAATATGTTTGTCGCGAATCTGTCGGCATGCGGAACCTGCCCTGAATGCCCCAAGGTTACCCTTGTCCCAAAACCTATGAGTATGGTTGTTACAAAACCTAGAGATAAAAGATGGATGCCGATAAAATAAAAATCCGTATTTAAAAACAGCTGTGCGATATGAGCGATGGCCGAGATAAAGAGGGCGGCGGGAAGCCAAAACAGTCCGAGATGCAGTACCCATAAAATAGCAGGTGAAGTAAACACCGGAAGTTTCCAGCTGATAAACTCTCTTAATAAATATAAAGCCAGTACGATATCTGTTGTGATCTGAGCAATGGTATAGTCAAATGAACCGAAAAGCGTTTTTAAAAGTAAAAGTACGAATACGGTTTTTAAAAGGTTTTCGCTTTTAGGTTCGTACGAATGTGAGAAAAACGGGATCATTCTTTGTGCCACGATAAAAGTTAAAAAGATGAGATATATATAAAAAGACAAGTTGGTGGCAAAGTTCTGAATCTGCAATCCCAGCAGGGAGAGTATAAAAAGAAGATGGGACAAAAGACCTGAGTATTGCGCGATCAAGATCCAAAAAGCATCTTTTTTATCTGAAGATTGTCCGTTTTTATATATAGCCGTCAGTTTTAAAATTATAAAAACCTGTGCGGCGAAAAGGATACCCATACCGGCCAATATGACAGAACCATCAGTGAATGAACCGATTAAAAAGAGAGCCGAACCGCTTACGTTGGCATAAAATATTCTAGTGTAATAGCTCTTATCTATGACCTGCGTCTGACAAAATCTAGGAAAGGTCGTAAATAAAAATCCCGTGAACACATTTGTAAAAACTATAAATACGAGTGAATATACATGAAAAGAGAGCACGTCTATTTGCAGCGATAAAACTCCTTTATAATCCAGAGCAAAGACGAGCATCATAATGATCGCGTTTACGACGCCAAGCATAAAAAAAGGCTGATGCGGCTGAGATAAAAAATAGTTTTCTTTTTTTTCTTCTATGGTCTGAAATTTCATTATATTCCTATATCTTGAACAAAGTGATATCACTTTTTTATTTCGAATTTTAATATGATTATCTATTAAAAATCTTGATACTTATCAAGAGAGGATACGGGATGCACGGTATCCTTAAAATCAAAATTTGTTAAGATTTATAAAGCTGTATTTAATGATGAGAAAATGTCAAAGTGACGTCAAAAATAGCGTCCGAGGTGTTTGCATAGACGCTTGGCAGAGATATGATATATATGTATTTAATCAAAAAGGGCTTGTAAACCCTCTTTGTTTTTGATTTTATAGCTATTGACGTCTTTTTCCAAGAGGTTGAGCTTAAGCAGTTTTTTAAAGACTCTCGAAAGTGTTTCGGGAGTCATATGCAGATGTTCGGCCAGTTGATAATGTTTATACTTGACAAGTGCTTCTCCGTCGGTATCGTAAATGAACTTAGCGAGTCGAGCCGTTGAATCCAGTACGACATTAAGAGCGATGACCGATTCCAGATAACGCATCTTTTTTGAAAGAGATTTAAAAAAGATAAAAGCGATATCGGGATCGTTTAAAAATTCGTTCTTAAACCGTTCAAAATCGATCTGGATCACTTCGCCATCTGTTTCAAAAACAGCAGAGGCTGGGTAGGGAAGCCCTTCAAGAACAGCCATTTCCGCGACAAAAGCCATCGGTGTAAAACGATGCATAACGATCTCGTTGTTTTTTAGATCCGTTTTGTATACTTTTAGTGTGCCGTCTATGAGCAGGGTCAATGCTTTTGGCTGCTCTTTTTCATAAAAAAGAATGGAGCCTTTTAACATTTTTGTACGTGTAGCAAAAGAGTTTATGGTTGTTAATTGTTCGTCGGAGAGATTCTCAAAAAAATAAAAATGCCTCAAATCTGTCATCTTGTCGTCTTTGATATAAATTTTTTTGTCCAAACAGCAGAAAAATACTTAAATCGGTCAGAAGTTAGCTTAAGGAGGCTAATAATATTGACTGCTGCTTGGACAAAACGCCTACAAAGAGGCGAATTGCCTAAAGTCAAATAGGTTTTTATTTACCTATTAGATCCGCAACAGCTTTTATATCAGCTTCAGACATATTTTTAACTTGACCTTTCATAACACCCTTCATAGCTCCGCCGTAAGTTCCGTCTTGATAGCCTTTGATAGCCGCAACGATTTCACTTTTTGTAAACGTATTTATAATTTTGCTTTTTCCGAGTGCATGTTTTTCACCTTTAGCACCATGGCATCCTGCACATTTTTTATATACTGCAGCACCATCTGCCATAAGTGTACCCGATAATGCCAATAAAGTCAAAAGACTAATTCCTATTTTTTTCATATAATGCTCCTATATATAATATATAAGAGTATTATATGATATACATAAATATATATGGTTGACGTAAGTCAAACATAAAATGATTTTATGTCAATTATGAGGCGTGTTCGGTAGAAGTTTTATGCTCCAAGCGCTTTTTTGACATTATCGTCCGCCATCGTAATATTCCATGCAGGTTCCCAAACCAGGTTGATCTCACACTCTTTTACGCCTTCGACTTTTTCGCATGCTTCTTTGACCCATTGTACTATCAACTGGTGAAGCGGGCATGCCTGCGTTGAAAGCGTCATGGTCACAACGACGTCGTTGGATTCTTTGATCTCTACGTTGTAGATCAAGCCCATTTCAACCAGATTGAACCCGACCTCGGGATCGATGACCGTTGCGATAGACTGATATATAGTTTCTTCTTTAAGCATTATTTGAACCTCATAATATAAATTAGATTGCGCAGCAGAAAAAGACTGCCGACCGATAGGGATGCTACTGCGAACTTAAAAAGCATGTTATTGCCAAACAGGATTCCGCAAGTCCCGCCAAATACTCCTATGGTACCGAAAAATATTTGTATATTGGCACTTTTCTGCGGCACCATTTCCGCAAGCATCGGTACTTTTTCCTTTCCGACAAGAGGTGAAAAGCGTTCGAACCAGATCAAAAAAGGTACGATTTTGTATAGGTGCCCGATGATCATAAATCCGAAAAACCCCGTAAATATCAGCCAGCCTGTCGCTAAGACTATTGCTTCGCTGCCGTTATAGAGATAATACAGCCCCAAGGGCAGCGAGCTTAAAAGCGAAGCATGCGATATATACAGAGATTTTGCATAGATATCGTTTTCCTTACGCGCGCGTGTCTTATATAGGATATATATCTGGTAAAGATAAAACAGAAGCGATACTGCGCTTAAAAGATACCCTATATATGCAAGAACCGTCAAATGAAGCAGCGATGCCGCCGCTACGGATAGTACGCCGAGGGATATCGATAAAAGAGCCGTTTTTATCGGACGCCATGAAAAGTGATGTGAAAGTGCGAACATCGGGATCAAAGTCATCGAGAGTCCGAAAATTGTGATCATGACATATCCGACGACGACCAGATATACATGCCCTTTGAGAAGTTCGAGCAGGTCGATGCTGATCTTGCCGGCAAATCCGAATGCCAGAGTGATGCCAAAGAGTATGCCCAGCAGTAAAAACAGATTGGCTATGATGATGCTCAGCATTGTAAAAGTCAGTTTTTTTTGAATTTTTTTGATCGTTAAAAAAGTATCTAAAAGAAACGTGAACATCGCTGCCAATACGGTCATACCGCCAAAAGGCAGGAAAGAAGGGGAAATTGTAAATCCGTAAGCCATCATCAGTGTTCCGCCGAGAAGAAGAGGCCAGATCACATAATAGAGGTTTACGGCAAAGTGACCGCTCTCTAACACGACGGGCACCAGCTGCGCCATCGCACCGAAAATGATCATAATGACAAATCCCAAAAGAAACAGGTGTACCCACGCTATAACGAAAGGATCCGTATAACCGATGACCGACATATTAAAAGACAG is a genomic window containing:
- the moaA gene encoding GTP 3',8-cyclase MoaA, with the protein product MLKDSYERVVDYIRVSVTERCNFRCQYCMPEKPFSWVPKESLLSFEELFEFLKIAIDEGVKKIRITGGEPLLREDLDKFIKMIYDYKSDIDLAMTTNGYLLKGVAQRLKDAGLKRLNVSIDSLKPEVAQRIAGKDVLANVLAGVEEALKVGLKVKVNMVPMKGVNAQEIVDVLQYCKERGMSIRFIEYMQNSHASADIKGMKSPELLSLLKEHYDFTDEGFDGHSPSHYFKMQDGYRFGIIEPYEDDFCKKCNRIRLTAEGQLIPCLYFDEAMSIKEAIQRKDIKGAALVLKEVVRTKPEKNRWSESDDEVSTRAFYETGG
- a CDS encoding NnrS family protein, encoding MKFQTIEEKKENYFLSQPHQPFFMLGVVNAIIMMLVFALDYKGVLSLQIDVLSFHVYSLVFIVFTNVFTGFLFTTFPRFCQTQVIDKSYYTRIFYANVSGSALFLIGSFTDGSVILAGMGILFAAQVFIILKLTAIYKNGQSSDKKDAFWILIAQYSGLLSHLLFILSLLGLQIQNFATNLSFYIYLIFLTFIVAQRMIPFFSHSYEPKSENLLKTVFVLLLLKTLFGSFDYTIAQITTDIVLALYLLREFISWKLPVFTSPAILWVLHLGLFWLPAALFISAIAHIAQLFLNTDFYFIGIHLLSLGFVTTILIGFGTRVTLGHSGQVPHADRFATNIFWFIQVIVLLRALYSLNIAFGWGAEFLFDISFTAWLILFLIWGTRYGRILVFGHKI
- a CDS encoding Crp/Fnr family transcriptional regulator — protein: MDKKIYIKDDKMTDLRHFYFFENLSDEQLTTINSFATRTKMLKGSILFYEKEQPKALTLLIDGTLKVYKTDLKNNEIVMHRFTPMAFVAEMAVLEGLPYPASAVFETDGEVIQIDFERFKNEFLNDPDIAFIFFKSLSKKMRYLESVIALNVVLDSTARLAKFIYDTDGEALVKYKHYQLAEHLHMTPETLSRVFKKLLKLNLLEKDVNSYKIKNKEGLQALFD
- a CDS encoding c-type cytochrome, whose amino-acid sequence is MKKIGISLLTLLALSGTLMADGAAVYKKCAGCHGAKGEKHALGKSKIINTFTKSEIVAAIKGYQDGTYGGAMKGVMKGQVKNMSEADIKAVADLIGK
- a CDS encoding iron-sulfur cluster assembly protein, with the translated sequence MLKEETIYQSIATVIDPEVGFNLVEMGLIYNVEIKESNDVVVTMTLSTQACPLHQLIVQWVKEACEKVEGVKECEINLVWEPAWNITMADDNVKKALGA